A portion of the Leptospira broomii serovar Hurstbridge str. 5399 genome contains these proteins:
- a CDS encoding DUF3237 domain-containing protein, whose amino-acid sequence MQEKQILESTRETNIETEYLMSMQVPGAGAPHLIDSSLRIHRAGLDGRVHGPKISGTIVQPTADWLRICPDGTMRVDARITIVTNDDAVIYASYNGIIRMSRGNFERMSGGETLTAKDMYFVIAPTFQTGNEKYLWLNQLQAVGKVSAIKGGEAGYVVYDLYAIR is encoded by the coding sequence ATGCAGGAAAAACAAATTTTGGAATCAACTCGAGAAACGAATATTGAAACGGAATATCTCATGTCGATGCAGGTTCCCGGGGCAGGAGCTCCACACCTAATCGATTCGAGTTTACGAATTCATAGAGCAGGCTTGGACGGGCGGGTGCACGGTCCGAAAATTTCAGGTACAATCGTTCAACCGACGGCCGACTGGCTGCGCATCTGTCCGGATGGAACAATGCGTGTTGATGCCCGCATAACCATAGTCACGAACGACGACGCTGTTATATATGCGTCTTATAACGGGATCATCCGAATGTCTCGCGGGAATTTTGAACGAATGTCAGGTGGAGAAACGTTAACCGCTAAGGATATGTATTTCGTCATCGCACCGACGTTCCAAACCGGCAATGAAAAATATCTCTGGTTGAATCAATTACAAGCCGTCGGAAAAGTTTCGGCCATCAAAGGAGGGGAAGCCGGATACGTTGTATACGATCTATATGCGATACGATGA
- a CDS encoding (4Fe-4S)-binding protein, with product MKDITKKYNNGEITVVWKPGICIHSGICFRGLPEVFDPRKSPWVTLEGTSSADVVAQIRKCPSGALSLEQT from the coding sequence ATGAAAGACATTACTAAAAAATACAATAACGGAGAAATTACCGTAGTTTGGAAGCCGGGGATTTGCATTCATTCCGGAATTTGTTTTCGCGGGTTGCCGGAAGTCTTCGATCCAAGGAAATCTCCCTGGGTTACGCTGGAGGGAACTTCGTCCGCGGATGTTGTTGCACAAATTCGAAAATGTCCTTCCGGTGCGCTTAGCCTCGAACAAACCTAA